In a genomic window of Flavobacterium sp. KACC 22761:
- a CDS encoding NUMOD4 domain-containing protein, with protein MPQNRFYPEEQFKEIEINASLQLKYAISNRGRLISFTDEIANGRILKGGLSDGYPTFRFKVKKDDKIVNKYLFLYKLVAQYFIPKQSEDQTYVLHLDYNRSNDDVSNLRWATKQEMMAHSRKSPRVIQAKKNLIEHNLKADGRKLTTTKVMLIKKILARPEQKTRLKMIAKQFGVSEMQIRRIASGENWGHVKV; from the coding sequence ATGCCACAAAACAGATTTTATCCAGAAGAACAATTCAAAGAAATAGAAATAAACGCCTCATTGCAACTTAAATATGCCATTTCAAACCGAGGCCGATTAATCAGTTTTACTGACGAAATTGCAAACGGCAGAATCCTCAAAGGCGGTTTAAGCGATGGTTATCCAACCTTTAGATTCAAAGTTAAAAAAGATGACAAAATTGTCAACAAATATCTTTTTCTCTACAAATTAGTTGCGCAATATTTTATCCCGAAACAATCAGAAGATCAAACTTATGTTCTTCATTTGGATTACAACCGAAGCAATGATGACGTAAGTAATTTGCGTTGGGCTACAAAACAGGAAATGATGGCGCACAGCCGTAAAAGTCCGCGTGTAATTCAGGCGAAAAAGAATCTGATTGAACACAACCTAAAAGCAGACGGAAGAAAACTGACCACTACAAAAGTGATGCTGATCAAGAAAATATTGGCTAGACCCGAACAAAAAACACGCTTGAAAATGATCGCAAAACAATTTGGCGTAAGCGAAATGCAGATCCGCAGAATTGCAAGTGGTGAAAACTGGGGACACGTTAAGGTTTAA
- the lpdA gene encoding dihydrolipoyl dehydrogenase, with protein sequence MKYDVIVLGSGPGGYVTAIRASQLGFKTAVVEKENLGGVCLNWGCIPTKALLKSAQVFDYLKHASDYGLKVSEFDKDFPAVIQRSRGVAEGMSKGVQFLMKKNKIDVIEGFGKLKPGKKLDVTDKDNKVTEYSADHIIIATGARSRELPNLPQDGVKVIGYRQAMTLPTQPKSMIIVGSGAIGVEFAHFYNSMGTDVTIVEFMPNVVPVEDEDISKQFERSLKKSGIKVMTNSSVERIDTTGAGVKAFVKTAKGEEVLEADIVLSAVGIKTNIENIGLEEVGIAVDRDKILVNAYNATNIPGYYAIGDVTPGQALAHVASAEGINCVEKIKGLHVDPIDYGNVPGCTYATPEIASVGLTEKQAKEKGYELKIGKFPFSASGKAKAAGNADGFVKVIFDAKYGEWLGCHMIGAGVTDMIAEAVVARKLETTGHEILKSIHPHPTMSEAVMEAVADAYGEVIHL encoded by the coding sequence ATGAAATACGACGTTATTGTTTTAGGAAGTGGTCCTGGTGGCTATGTAACAGCAATTAGAGCTTCTCAATTAGGCTTTAAAACTGCTGTAGTTGAAAAAGAAAACCTAGGAGGTGTATGTTTGAACTGGGGTTGTATCCCAACAAAAGCATTATTGAAATCGGCTCAGGTTTTTGATTACCTTAAACACGCTTCTGATTACGGATTAAAAGTTTCTGAATTCGACAAGGATTTCCCTGCAGTTATTCAACGCAGCCGTGGTGTTGCTGAAGGAATGAGCAAAGGTGTTCAGTTCTTGATGAAAAAAAACAAAATTGACGTTATCGAAGGTTTTGGAAAATTAAAACCAGGAAAAAAACTTGACGTTACTGATAAAGACAATAAAGTTACCGAATATAGCGCTGACCACATCATCATCGCAACTGGTGCTCGTTCTCGCGAGTTGCCAAACTTACCTCAAGATGGTGTAAAAGTAATTGGTTACCGTCAGGCAATGACTTTGCCAACTCAGCCAAAATCTATGATTATTGTTGGTTCTGGAGCAATTGGAGTGGAGTTCGCTCACTTCTACAACTCAATGGGAACAGATGTTACTATCGTAGAATTTATGCCAAACGTAGTTCCTGTAGAAGACGAAGATATCTCAAAACAATTTGAGCGCTCTTTGAAAAAATCAGGAATTAAAGTAATGACTAACTCTTCTGTTGAGCGTATTGACACTACAGGAGCTGGAGTTAAAGCTTTTGTTAAAACTGCAAAAGGAGAAGAAGTTTTAGAAGCTGACATCGTGCTTTCTGCAGTTGGAATCAAAACAAACATTGAAAACATTGGATTAGAAGAAGTTGGTATCGCTGTTGACAGAGACAAAATCTTAGTTAACGCTTACAACGCAACTAACATTCCTGGTTATTACGCAATTGGAGACGTTACTCCAGGTCAAGCTTTAGCTCACGTAGCTTCAGCTGAAGGAATCAACTGTGTTGAGAAAATCAAAGGTCTTCACGTAGATCCAATCGATTACGGAAACGTTCCTGGTTGTACTTATGCAACTCCAGAAATCGCTTCTGTTGGTTTAACAGAAAAACAAGCAAAAGAAAAAGGTTACGAATTAAAAATTGGTAAATTCCCATTCTCAGCTTCTGGAAAAGCTAAAGCTGCTGGAAATGCTGACGGATTCGTAAAAGTAATTTTTGATGCGAAATATGGAGAATGGTTAGGATGCCACATGATTGGTGCTGGTGTTACAGATATGATTGCTGAGGCAGTTGTAGCTCGTAAACTAGAAACTACTGGTCACGAAATCCTTAAATCTATCCACCCTCACCCGACAATGAGCGAGGCTGTTATGGAAGCTGTTGCTGATGCTTACGGCGAAGTAATTCACTTGTAA
- a CDS encoding DUF1801 domain-containing protein, whose product MNTAIQDYNNSQSSSDKEICDQLALIIDENLPEAENKIWHAHPVWFLDGNPIVGYSKLKDSVRLLFWSGQTFEEEKLQNEGSFKAAEMRYTSADQITKQDLKRWLEKSIEIQWDYKNIVKRKGVLLRLK is encoded by the coding sequence ATGAATACAGCCATTCAAGATTATAACAATTCACAAAGCAGTTCAGACAAAGAAATTTGCGACCAATTGGCGTTGATAATTGATGAGAACCTGCCTGAAGCAGAAAACAAAATCTGGCATGCACATCCGGTTTGGTTTTTAGACGGAAATCCGATTGTGGGCTACAGCAAGCTGAAAGATTCGGTAAGATTGCTTTTCTGGAGCGGACAGACTTTTGAAGAAGAAAAATTACAAAACGAAGGTTCATTTAAAGCAGCCGAAATGCGCTATACAAGCGCCGACCAAATAACCAAACAAGACCTGAAACGATGGCTCGAAAAAAGCATCGAAATTCAGTGGGATTATAAAAATATTGTCAAACGAAAAGGAGTCTTGCTACGACTCAAATAA
- a CDS encoding DUF2625 domain-containing protein has product MKFLPLIASIIITSTSFSQTKMLSINELIDKNDSGWKSVKEMAGTAKNKIEILPVDSQKANDALYHTQINTKTTMGAVIYKTGGILVDNGWIRILGSGSAKLNRSLPDWNKGKTFKEFGEVPGYLLIADDALGGFYILNGGALGTDVGKVYYFSPDNLEYEPLGINYPQFLDFCFNNDLENYYEGSRWDKWKDEVAGLKGDQVFNFYPFLWTQEGSDINKVTRKIIPIEEQYSLNIDLRKQMGL; this is encoded by the coding sequence ATGAAATTTTTACCCCTAATCGCCTCTATTATTATTACTTCTACAAGCTTTTCACAAACAAAAATGCTTTCAATAAACGAACTCATCGACAAAAACGATTCGGGCTGGAAATCGGTCAAAGAAATGGCAGGAACTGCAAAAAACAAAATAGAAATTCTTCCTGTTGATTCGCAAAAAGCAAATGATGCTTTGTATCATACTCAAATAAACACCAAGACAACAATGGGTGCTGTTATTTACAAAACCGGCGGTATTTTAGTCGATAATGGCTGGATCAGAATTCTAGGTTCTGGAAGTGCAAAACTTAATCGTAGTCTTCCTGATTGGAATAAAGGAAAAACTTTTAAGGAATTTGGCGAAGTTCCTGGTTATTTATTAATTGCAGACGATGCTTTGGGTGGGTTTTACATTTTAAACGGGGGCGCACTTGGAACTGATGTTGGCAAAGTATATTATTTCTCTCCAGACAATTTAGAATATGAACCTCTCGGTATTAATTATCCTCAATTTTTAGATTTCTGCTTCAACAACGATTTAGAAAATTATTACGAAGGAAGCAGATGGGACAAATGGAAGGATGAAGTTGCCGGTTTAAAAGGCGATCAGGTTTTTAATTTTTATCCGTTTTTATGGACACAAGAAGGAAGCGACATCAACAAAGTCACCAGAAAAATAATTCCTATTGAAGAACAATACAGCTTGAATATTGACTTGCGAAAACAAATGGGATTATAA
- a CDS encoding DUF4919 domain-containing protein, with translation MLKQILLLLLFSLGVSAFAQELEFKAPDYKQIEKEIQDKKSAFYYPKLMERLTKNDTLMTQEEFRHLYFGYVFQPKYNAFWRSPDEKKLREYYNKEKLETADYDEIIKLANHTLADFPFDLQQLNYLAYIYHLKGDDESAKITSYKFHNIMNAILSSGDGKKCETGFHVLLVDHEYVMLHLFELESKGQSLVGNCDYLSFEKGKYKVDGIYFNIEKMLENEAKSLK, from the coding sequence ATGCTAAAACAAATTCTCTTACTCTTGCTTTTCAGCTTAGGAGTCAGTGCTTTTGCTCAAGAACTTGAGTTTAAAGCCCCAGACTACAAACAAATCGAAAAAGAAATTCAGGATAAAAAATCGGCATTTTATTATCCAAAATTAATGGAGCGATTGACTAAAAATGATACGCTTATGACGCAGGAAGAATTTAGGCATTTGTATTTTGGTTATGTTTTCCAGCCAAAATATAATGCTTTCTGGAGATCTCCAGACGAAAAAAAGCTTCGTGAATATTACAATAAAGAGAAGTTAGAAACTGCAGATTATGACGAAATCATCAAACTAGCCAATCACACGCTGGCTGATTTTCCTTTTGATCTTCAACAACTAAATTATCTGGCCTATATTTATCATTTAAAGGGCGATGATGAATCGGCCAAAATAACTTCATACAAATTTCACAACATCATGAACGCCATTCTATCTTCTGGAGATGGCAAAAAATGCGAAACAGGATTTCATGTTTTATTGGTTGATCACGAATATGTAATGCTGCATCTTTTTGAACTCGAATCGAAAGGGCAATCATTAGTTGGAAACTGCGACTATCTTAGTTTCGAAAAAGGAAAATACAAGGTTGACGGCATATATTTCAATATTGAAAAAATGCTCGAAAATGAAGCCAAATCATTGAAATAA
- a CDS encoding GNAT family N-acetyltransferase, translating to MTITEIRKKDYEPLKKLFLEERKNTFSWLDPSEFQLDDFEKLTQGELILTALIDDIPVGFISIWMPNNFIHHLYIAQEHQGKNIGTELLKATVKKTTFPLTLKCLQKNSKAVDFYKQKGFVEKEKGMSEHGTYILFELNENIN from the coding sequence ATGACGATAACTGAAATCAGAAAAAAGGATTACGAACCTTTAAAAAAATTATTTTTAGAGGAACGAAAAAACACTTTTTCTTGGCTGGATCCATCTGAATTCCAATTGGATGATTTCGAAAAATTGACGCAAGGCGAACTGATTTTAACGGCACTTATTGATGATATTCCGGTTGGATTTATTTCAATATGGATGCCCAATAATTTTATTCATCATTTGTATATCGCCCAAGAACATCAAGGCAAAAATATTGGAACTGAATTGCTTAAAGCAACCGTTAAAAAAACCACGTTTCCACTGACATTAAAATGCCTCCAAAAAAATAGCAAAGCAGTTGATTTTTACAAACAAAAAGGTTTTGTTGAAAAAGAAAAAGGAATGTCAGAACATGGAACCTATATTTTATTTGAATTGAACGAAAACATAAATTAA